A single genomic interval of Brevibacillus brevis harbors:
- a CDS encoding bifunctional folylpolyglutamate synthase/dihydrofolate synthase — MHAEEGFVEYTQALDWLHGLLRFGQRPGLERMQWVLEQVGHPERRIPFIHVAGTNGKGSTCAFLTQMLMEAGYSVGTFTSPYLVDFRERIRYNGSMIAEEDLLQLVNEVKVWVQRCEQETEFGSPTEFEVITLIAILYFSRVARPAVVVWETGLGGRLDSTNVVLPLVSVITNIGMDHTQVLGESLEEIAREKAGIIKSGVPVVTGEVRPELLAIFEERTRQTKSTLYHIGEHFQAEQVEEQLGEQQFRYKSIHRRTEASYRLTMNGIHQTTNAAVALMTIDILRNYFSFLLEEEEISRGLQQTRWPGRLEVISPRPMVILDGAHNQEGMEALVSSLDRLLPDGVQLHLLFSGLADKPLAKMAESLAPVKSKIRKLHVTTFDFPRAAEANSLQESFLAGGWEQEFLDPVPDWRAFLLSWMREKQSAKADDWLVVCGSLYFIAQVRAFFPTIVEEAGE; from the coding sequence ATGCATGCAGAAGAAGGGTTTGTAGAATATACGCAAGCGCTCGACTGGCTGCATGGATTGCTCAGGTTCGGTCAACGGCCGGGGCTTGAGAGGATGCAGTGGGTTTTGGAGCAAGTAGGACATCCTGAGCGGAGAATCCCATTCATTCATGTAGCTGGTACCAATGGAAAAGGTTCAACCTGCGCATTCCTGACGCAAATGCTGATGGAAGCTGGATATAGTGTGGGTACATTTACCTCCCCTTATTTGGTTGATTTCCGTGAGCGCATCCGTTACAACGGCAGCATGATCGCGGAAGAAGATCTATTGCAGTTGGTGAATGAAGTCAAGGTATGGGTGCAACGCTGCGAACAAGAAACAGAGTTCGGTTCCCCTACCGAATTTGAAGTGATTACGCTGATCGCCATTCTTTATTTTTCAAGAGTGGCGAGACCAGCGGTAGTCGTATGGGAAACAGGACTAGGCGGGCGATTGGATTCGACGAACGTCGTCCTTCCGCTTGTTTCGGTCATCACGAATATCGGCATGGATCATACACAAGTGTTGGGAGAAAGCTTGGAAGAGATTGCCCGGGAAAAAGCGGGGATTATCAAATCGGGTGTTCCAGTAGTCACAGGTGAGGTTAGGCCGGAACTTCTTGCGATTTTTGAGGAGCGCACAAGACAAACGAAGAGTACGCTATATCATATTGGTGAACATTTCCAGGCGGAGCAGGTAGAGGAGCAACTGGGTGAACAGCAGTTTCGTTACAAAAGCATTCACCGTCGTACGGAAGCATCCTACCGTCTTACCATGAATGGCATTCACCAAACAACCAATGCAGCCGTTGCTTTAATGACCATCGATATCCTGCGAAATTACTTCTCTTTCTTGCTGGAGGAAGAAGAAATATCTCGCGGTTTGCAACAAACGCGTTGGCCTGGTCGTCTAGAAGTCATCTCTCCAAGACCAATGGTTATCTTGGATGGGGCACACAATCAGGAAGGAATGGAGGCGCTTGTAAGCAGTCTGGATCGGTTGTTGCCGGACGGAGTACAGTTGCATTTGCTCTTTTCTGGATTGGCAGATAAGCCGCTTGCCAAAATGGCAGAGTCGCTCGCACCAGTAAAGTCAAAAATCAGAAAGCTGCATGTGACAACCTTTGACTTCCCGCGTGCAGCCGAAGCCAATAGCTTACAAGAGTCGTTTTTAGCCGGTGGCTGGGAGCAAGAGTTTCTCGATCCAGTCCCAGACTGGCGGGCGTTTCTCCTTTCTTGGATGCGGGAGAAGCAATCGGCGAAGGCGGATGACTGGTTGGTCGTCTGCGGTTCGCTCTACTTCATCGCCCAAGTACGCGCATTCTTTCCCACTATAGTAGAAGAGGCAGGTGAATAG
- the murC gene encoding UDP-N-acetylmuramate--L-alanine ligase, translating into MDQAQHVHFVGIGGYGMSAIARVLIDLGYKVTGSDVAMNDLAKKLEARGAVIHIGHNAAHVEGADSIVYSTSISKDNPEVIAGQALGIPVMHRSQMLARILNERTGVAVAGAHGKTTTTSMISHVLEECGVDPTFIIGGELMSAGTNAKAGTSDYVIAEADESDGSFLEYRPMYEIVTSIEADHLEHFDGDFNNLKQAYVQFLSHLKPNGKAILCIDDPHVREVMPSVEKTVVTYAVDPNFVAQAQFSATSIECGDRCSTCQIYHKDERLGELCLVVPGKHNIANALAAIIVCLDIGLSFEKIAQALSTFSGAKRRFQIIGDVRGVLVVDDYAHHPTEIIATLSGARASGRRVIAVFQPQRYTRTYFLMDEFSRAFAEADEVIITDIYSPAGEEKIEGVTSEVLVQKIRTNSHPRAQYIPTKEQMQEHVFKGLQEGDLVLTMGAGDIWKSAYWLAEKLEK; encoded by the coding sequence GTGGATCAGGCCCAACACGTCCACTTTGTGGGCATCGGCGGTTATGGCATGAGTGCCATTGCCCGCGTCTTGATTGACCTTGGATACAAGGTAACCGGCTCCGATGTCGCCATGAATGATTTGGCGAAAAAGCTGGAAGCAAGAGGGGCGGTCATTCATATTGGCCATAATGCTGCCCACGTGGAGGGAGCAGACAGCATCGTATACTCCACCAGTATTTCCAAAGACAATCCTGAGGTGATCGCAGGTCAAGCATTAGGAATTCCGGTCATGCACCGTTCCCAAATGCTTGCTCGCATATTGAATGAGCGCACAGGAGTAGCAGTTGCCGGAGCACACGGCAAGACGACCACGACATCGATGATCTCTCACGTGCTGGAAGAGTGCGGTGTAGACCCGACTTTTATCATCGGTGGTGAATTGATGAGTGCTGGTACCAACGCAAAGGCAGGTACCAGTGATTATGTCATTGCCGAGGCAGACGAGAGCGACGGTTCCTTTTTGGAATACAGACCGATGTATGAAATTGTGACGAGCATCGAAGCAGATCATCTGGAGCATTTCGATGGCGACTTCAACAATTTGAAACAGGCGTATGTCCAGTTCTTAAGCCATCTCAAACCGAATGGAAAAGCGATCCTGTGTATCGATGATCCACATGTACGTGAAGTCATGCCGTCCGTCGAAAAAACGGTCGTGACGTATGCAGTCGATCCGAATTTTGTGGCGCAAGCACAGTTTTCTGCCACTTCGATTGAATGTGGAGATCGTTGCAGCACGTGCCAGATTTATCACAAGGATGAACGATTGGGTGAATTGTGTCTCGTAGTCCCAGGCAAGCATAATATTGCAAATGCGCTGGCTGCGATCATTGTTTGCCTGGATATTGGCCTTTCCTTTGAAAAAATTGCACAGGCACTGTCTACTTTTAGCGGTGCCAAGCGCAGATTCCAAATTATCGGAGATGTACGAGGCGTCCTGGTCGTAGACGACTACGCGCATCATCCAACGGAAATTATCGCCACACTAAGCGGGGCAAGGGCGTCGGGTAGACGTGTAATCGCTGTGTTTCAGCCACAACGATACACACGCACGTATTTCCTCATGGATGAATTCAGCCGTGCCTTTGCAGAAGCAGACGAAGTGATCATCACGGATATCTACTCCCCAGCGGGAGAAGAAAAGATTGAAGGAGTTACCTCCGAGGTGCTGGTGCAAAAAATCCGCACCAACAGCCACCCGCGTGCGCAATACATTCCGACGAAGGAACAAATGCAGGAGCATGTCTTCAAAGGATTGCAAGAGGGAGACCTCGTGTTGACAATGGGTGCAGGAGACATTTGGAAATCCGCTTACTGGCTGGCTGAAAAGCTAGAGAAGTAA
- a CDS encoding STAS domain-containing protein, whose translation MDYRATEANGQATLFFVGELDMAVGDRVGELLQQYGGRNQSVTVDFQGVSFVDSSGIGSLFFTTKELLAMGKQVEIVNVREEILDILGVLGFTEALGIAVGKVGETRV comes from the coding sequence ATGGACTACCGCGCAACAGAGGCGAACGGACAGGCTACATTGTTTTTCGTCGGAGAGTTGGACATGGCTGTAGGAGATCGAGTAGGTGAATTGCTCCAGCAGTATGGAGGGCGAAATCAATCCGTTACCGTCGATTTTCAAGGTGTCTCCTTTGTAGATTCTTCCGGTATTGGAAGCCTGTTTTTTACCACGAAAGAACTGTTGGCCATGGGCAAACAGGTAGAAATCGTTAATGTCCGAGAAGAAATTCTCGATATTTTGGGCGTGCTCGGTTTTACCGAAGCACTAGGCATTGCAGTTGGAAAAGTGGGCGAAACACGGGTTTGA
- a CDS encoding ketoacyl-ACP synthase III codes for MMTNTSPFKSRITAIGTYVPSRVLTNTDMEKLVDTSNEWILQRTGIHERRMAREDEFTSDLAIAAIHDMIANYGKDVRDVDMILVATSTPDYPFPSVASQIQAHFQVEQAGAMDLSATCAGFTYALHTANALISSGLHRKVLVVGAETLTKVTDYTDRTTCILFGDGAGAVLVEQDSTAPGFLSAYLGSKGDGGIHVYRSGLSAHMDGRELSGNGCMVQNGREVYKWAVTTVPKGMQEVVSRAGKTLEDVDWFIPHSANLRMIESICEKSQFPLEKTLYSLTHYGNTSAATIPLSLALGIKEGRVKAGDTILLYGFGGGLVHAGLLFTWNP; via the coding sequence ATGATGACAAATACAAGCCCCTTCAAGTCGCGAATTACCGCCATCGGTACGTATGTGCCGAGTCGCGTTCTTACCAATACAGATATGGAAAAGCTAGTGGATACATCGAATGAGTGGATTTTACAACGAACAGGTATTCACGAGCGCCGTATGGCAAGGGAAGATGAATTTACCAGTGATCTGGCCATCGCTGCAATCCACGATATGATTGCAAATTATGGGAAGGATGTCCGCGATGTCGATATGATTTTGGTCGCAACCAGTACGCCAGACTATCCATTTCCAAGCGTCGCGAGTCAAATCCAAGCGCATTTTCAAGTCGAGCAGGCGGGAGCCATGGACCTCTCCGCTACCTGTGCAGGATTTACGTATGCGCTCCATACGGCAAATGCGCTCATCAGCTCTGGCTTGCATCGCAAAGTGTTGGTGGTAGGCGCAGAAACGTTAACAAAAGTAACCGACTATACAGATCGTACGACGTGCATCCTGTTCGGGGACGGAGCGGGTGCAGTGTTGGTTGAACAAGACTCTACAGCTCCTGGTTTTTTGTCCGCCTATTTAGGCTCAAAGGGGGACGGCGGGATTCATGTGTACCGATCAGGCTTGTCAGCGCATATGGACGGACGAGAATTGAGCGGGAATGGATGCATGGTCCAAAACGGGAGAGAAGTGTACAAGTGGGCAGTAACAACTGTTCCAAAAGGGATGCAGGAGGTTGTGAGCCGGGCAGGCAAAACGCTCGAAGATGTCGACTGGTTCATCCCGCACAGTGCCAATTTGCGTATGATCGAATCCATTTGCGAGAAGAGCCAGTTCCCTCTCGAAAAGACATTATACAGTCTGACACACTACGGCAACACATCAGCAGCTACCATTCCATTGTCGCTCGCCTTGGGGATCAAGGAAGGCAGAGTAAAGGCAGGGGATACGATTCTGTTGTATGGGTTTGGCGGTGGTCTCGTCCACGCTGGCCTTTTGTTCACTTGGAATCCGTAA
- a CDS encoding valine--tRNA ligase translates to MSTQPTTDIDQLLPKNYDPKAAENKWYPYWIEKQFFKAERDPNKRPFTIVIPPPNVTGKLHLGHALDTTLQDIITRTKRMQGYSTLFLPGMDHAGIATQARVEATLREEGVSRHDLGREKFVEKVWEWKHIYASHIREQWEKLGLALDYSRERFTMDEGLSQAVREVFVRLYEKGLIYRGNRIINWDPAARTALSDIEVIYKEVKGALHHMRYPLADGTGYIEVATTRPETMLGDTAVAVHPEDERYKDMIGKTVILPIVGREIPIVADDYVDPEFGSGAVKITPAHDPNDFELGLRHQLPQIVVMDETGTMNELAGIYKGLDRFACRKQIIKDLTEQGVMFKVEEHIHQVGHSERSDAVVEPYLSTQWFVKMQPLADEALANANSPESVKFVPERFKTNYLRWIENIRDWCISRQLWWGHRIPAWYCGDCNETIVSRTDVTECPSCHSHKLEQDNDVLDTWFSSGLWPFSTLGWPEESEDMKYFYPTNVLVTGYDIIFFWVARMMFSGLEFTGKSPFESVLIHGIIRDSEGRKMSKSLGNGVDPMEVIEKYGADALRYTLATGNSPGNDQRFYWEKVEANRNFANKIWNASRFALMNLADFKYEEIDLSGELSTPDKWILSRLQATIADVTRLSDAFEFGETGRVLYNFIWDDLCDWYIEMAKLPLYGTDEAAKKTTQSVLVTVLDQTLKLLHPFMPFMTEEIWQALPHQGESITVAPWPTVNEQWIFAEAESEMNQLMDIIRSVRNIRAEVNVPMSKKIELLIKPSDALSAERLTRGEHYLTRFCNPERLEISLDLATPDKAMSAVITGAELFLPLAGLIDIEQELKRLEKEVATLNGEVERIEKKLNNAGFMAKAPEKVVAEEKAKMADYMDKRDKVIARLAELKGE, encoded by the coding sequence ATGTCTACACAGCCAACAACCGACATCGACCAATTGCTGCCGAAAAACTATGATCCAAAAGCAGCAGAGAACAAATGGTATCCGTATTGGATCGAGAAACAATTTTTCAAGGCAGAACGTGACCCGAATAAACGTCCGTTTACGATTGTCATTCCACCGCCAAACGTAACTGGTAAATTGCACTTGGGCCATGCGCTCGATACGACTTTGCAAGATATCATTACGCGTACCAAGCGTATGCAAGGCTACAGCACCTTGTTCTTGCCAGGTATGGACCACGCTGGTATTGCAACTCAAGCGCGCGTAGAAGCTACCTTGCGTGAGGAAGGCGTCTCTCGCCATGATCTGGGCCGCGAAAAATTCGTGGAAAAGGTATGGGAGTGGAAGCACATCTACGCTTCGCATATTCGTGAGCAGTGGGAAAAGCTCGGTCTTGCTCTGGATTACTCCCGCGAGCGTTTTACGATGGATGAAGGCTTGTCCCAAGCTGTACGCGAAGTATTTGTTCGTCTGTACGAAAAAGGCTTGATCTATCGTGGCAACCGCATTATTAACTGGGACCCTGCTGCCCGCACAGCTCTGTCCGATATTGAAGTGATCTACAAGGAAGTAAAAGGTGCGCTGCATCACATGCGTTACCCATTGGCAGATGGCACTGGTTATATCGAAGTAGCTACAACCCGTCCTGAAACAATGCTCGGTGATACGGCTGTAGCGGTACATCCGGAAGATGAACGTTACAAGGACATGATCGGCAAAACCGTTATTTTGCCAATCGTAGGACGCGAAATTCCAATCGTCGCAGATGACTACGTTGATCCTGAGTTTGGCTCTGGCGCTGTGAAAATTACGCCAGCACACGATCCGAATGACTTTGAATTGGGTCTTCGTCATCAGTTGCCACAAATCGTTGTCATGGATGAGACGGGTACGATGAACGAGCTGGCTGGTATCTATAAAGGCTTGGATCGCTTTGCATGCCGCAAGCAAATCATCAAAGATTTAACCGAGCAAGGTGTTATGTTCAAGGTTGAGGAGCATATTCATCAGGTTGGACATAGTGAGCGTAGCGATGCAGTTGTAGAACCATACCTTTCTACCCAATGGTTCGTAAAAATGCAGCCTTTGGCTGACGAAGCACTGGCTAATGCAAACAGCCCTGAGAGCGTGAAATTCGTCCCAGAGCGCTTCAAGACGAATTACCTGCGTTGGATTGAAAACATCCGCGACTGGTGCATCTCCCGTCAGCTTTGGTGGGGTCACCGAATTCCTGCATGGTATTGCGGAGATTGTAACGAAACGATTGTATCTCGCACAGATGTGACTGAGTGCCCAAGCTGCCATAGCCACAAGCTGGAGCAGGACAACGACGTTCTCGATACATGGTTCTCCTCTGGTCTATGGCCGTTCTCCACACTAGGCTGGCCGGAAGAATCTGAGGACATGAAGTACTTCTATCCAACGAACGTCCTGGTAACAGGTTACGATATCATCTTCTTCTGGGTTGCTCGCATGATGTTCTCAGGTCTTGAATTTACCGGAAAAAGTCCGTTTGAATCCGTCTTGATCCACGGCATTATTCGCGACTCCGAGGGCCGCAAAATGTCCAAATCACTCGGAAACGGCGTCGATCCGATGGAAGTGATTGAGAAGTACGGAGCGGATGCACTGCGATACACACTGGCGACAGGGAACTCACCAGGGAATGACCAACGATTCTATTGGGAAAAGGTGGAGGCAAACCGCAACTTCGCGAACAAGATTTGGAATGCGTCCCGTTTTGCCTTGATGAACCTGGCTGACTTCAAATACGAGGAAATCGATTTGAGCGGTGAGCTGTCTACACCAGACAAATGGATTCTCTCCCGCCTGCAAGCGACAATCGCAGATGTAACCCGTCTGTCTGACGCATTTGAATTTGGGGAAACAGGCCGTGTGCTGTACAACTTCATTTGGGATGACCTGTGTGACTGGTATATCGAGATGGCGAAGCTGCCGCTGTATGGTACCGATGAAGCCGCGAAGAAAACAACCCAATCCGTTCTGGTAACGGTTCTGGATCAAACGCTCAAGCTGTTGCATCCGTTCATGCCGTTCATGACGGAGGAAATTTGGCAGGCATTGCCTCACCAAGGCGAGAGCATTACAGTAGCACCTTGGCCAACCGTTAACGAGCAATGGATTTTTGCTGAAGCAGAAAGCGAAATGAACCAGTTGATGGATATCATCCGCAGCGTACGCAACATCCGTGCAGAAGTAAACGTACCGATGTCCAAGAAAATTGAGCTCTTGATCAAGCCAAGCGATGCATTGTCCGCTGAGCGTCTGACACGCGGTGAGCACTACCTCACTCGTTTCTGCAACCCTGAGCGTCTGGAAATCAGCCTAGATCTGGCTACGCCTGATAAAGCGATGTCTGCTGTGATCACGGGAGCTGAATTGTTCCTTCCACTGGCAGGCTTGATCGATATCGAGCAAGAGCTAAAGCGTCTGGAAAAAGAAGTGGCGACACTCAACGGCGAAGTGGAGCGCATTGAGAAAAAGCTCAACAATGCTGGATTTATGGCCAAGGCACCTGAAAAAGTAGTCGCAGAGGAAAAAGCGAAAATGGCAGACTACATGGATAAGCGGGATAAAGTGATTGCACGACTTGCCGAATTGAAGGGCGAATGA
- a CDS encoding Maf family protein: MTKKNVPLILASSSPRRRELLQTLGLSFTVITSDVDETTAEHLSASEVVEELSLRKAKEVASRLTEGVVLGSDTVVVLDGQILGKPVDEMDAFRMLSMLQGQEHTVYSGVALIDVETGRAEVSHSLTHVRIRALTEQEIKSYIATGEPMDKAGSYAIQGIGATLVEGITGDYFTVVGLPLGLTSTLLTRFGMPIL; this comes from the coding sequence ATGACGAAAAAAAATGTTCCTCTCATTCTGGCTTCATCTTCGCCGCGTCGAAGGGAGCTTCTGCAAACTTTAGGCTTATCATTTACCGTCATCACCAGTGATGTAGATGAGACGACAGCAGAGCATTTATCTGCGAGCGAAGTAGTAGAAGAATTGTCTTTGCGCAAGGCCAAGGAAGTGGCTTCTCGCTTGACGGAAGGCGTCGTTTTAGGATCTGATACGGTAGTCGTTCTTGATGGCCAAATTCTGGGCAAGCCTGTTGATGAAATGGACGCATTTCGTATGTTGTCCATGCTTCAGGGGCAAGAGCACACCGTTTATAGTGGAGTCGCCTTGATAGATGTGGAGACGGGCCGTGCGGAAGTCTCACATAGTCTAACACACGTAAGAATTCGAGCTTTAACAGAGCAAGAAATCAAGTCGTACATTGCGACAGGTGAGCCGATGGATAAAGCGGGCTCATACGCCATTCAGGGTATTGGAGCCACGCTCGTGGAAGGAATAACCGGAGACTATTTCACTGTTGTAGGTCTTCCGTTAGGCCTGACGTCTACTCTTTTGACACGTTTTGGGATGCCGATATTGTAA
- a CDS encoding PP2C family protein-serine/threonine phosphatase, with amino-acid sequence MNHQLVKLMELKQNYEYLVITSNEQSKRQVNYESLMPFIEELVDTWFVKMDKPCFLSITFESALGAVYFRIERGNKENAKVQREVEERIVVSEQCDTAQTPRYVRLFAQSNVNDRELKELEKAFYGLLLVNIRALILRCQQDQSTGQREIEMEMKLARRMQSMLIPTEELQLTSLRTRTVYVPVDYVGGDYIDYRQINDRYTCFIIADVSGHGFLASIWATGIRIAVRQVLQSSYSPDEILERLNQLLYADLVKTRSYITMLVAVYDEREHKIRFGRAGHPQPFYLSKSNQAILASKGGVGLGLLPDSTYQMEEVPLEEEGMLLLYTDGLLDTGRKEVFRGSRQWLEELSSLLNLLGDSKQESMNRVEAYLLEITQQRNQTDDISVLILQFEPEESIALV; translated from the coding sequence ATGAATCATCAATTGGTCAAACTAATGGAATTGAAACAGAATTACGAGTATCTGGTGATAACCAGCAATGAGCAAAGCAAGCGCCAAGTCAATTACGAGAGTCTCATGCCATTTATAGAAGAGTTGGTCGATACGTGGTTCGTGAAAATGGACAAGCCTTGCTTCTTGTCGATCACGTTTGAATCGGCTTTAGGTGCTGTTTATTTTCGAATCGAGCGTGGAAATAAAGAGAACGCAAAAGTACAGCGCGAAGTAGAAGAGCGCATTGTTGTCTCGGAACAGTGTGACACTGCTCAAACACCGCGCTATGTTCGCTTGTTCGCCCAGAGTAACGTCAATGACCGTGAGCTAAAGGAACTGGAAAAAGCTTTTTATGGGCTGCTCCTTGTGAATATTCGGGCGTTGATCCTCAGATGTCAACAGGACCAGTCAACAGGGCAGCGAGAAATCGAGATGGAGATGAAGCTGGCTAGACGCATGCAGTCGATGCTCATTCCCACAGAAGAATTGCAGTTAACCAGTTTGCGAACAAGAACGGTATACGTGCCAGTCGATTATGTAGGCGGAGATTACATTGACTATAGACAAATCAATGATCGCTACACCTGTTTTATCATTGCGGATGTGTCCGGGCACGGTTTTTTGGCCAGTATTTGGGCAACGGGGATTAGGATTGCTGTACGCCAGGTTTTGCAGTCCAGTTACTCGCCGGATGAGATTTTGGAACGACTCAATCAGTTGCTTTATGCAGATTTAGTGAAGACCCGTTCTTACATTACGATGCTGGTTGCTGTCTATGATGAGAGGGAACACAAAATTCGATTTGGCAGGGCAGGACATCCGCAGCCTTTTTATTTGTCCAAGTCGAATCAAGCCATTTTAGCTAGCAAGGGTGGGGTTGGCCTAGGGCTTTTGCCCGATAGCACGTATCAAATGGAGGAGGTACCCTTAGAAGAAGAGGGCATGCTGTTGCTCTACACAGATGGTTTGCTGGATACAGGGAGAAAAGAAGTGTTTCGAGGTAGCAGACAATGGCTTGAAGAACTATCCTCCTTATTAAATTTGCTTGGTGATAGTAAGCAGGAATCGATGAATCGAGTTGAGGCCTACTTATTGGAGATCACACAGCAGCGAAACCAAACGGATGATATTTCTGTGTTGATTCTTCAATTTGAGCCTGAAGAGAGTATAGCCCTCGTGTAG
- a CDS encoding A24 family peptidase: MANAVILFGLCLYLSWVDFRHRRIPNLALGAGFVLISFMEYVLSSPMEWLMAGLFAILSLLVFGWISWHRPLTLGMGDVKLFALVCYGLGVRDFVVVLTIASMAALLVSLILLLIRKVSIKCEVPFAPFVTIGIAVVLYMNETY; the protein is encoded by the coding sequence ATGGCAAACGCAGTGATATTATTCGGGCTCTGCCTTTACCTCTCGTGGGTAGATTTTCGTCATAGACGAATACCTAATCTTGCATTAGGTGCAGGGTTTGTACTGATTTCTTTTATGGAGTATGTTCTCTCTTCGCCGATGGAATGGCTGATGGCGGGACTCTTTGCGATTCTTAGTTTACTGGTTTTTGGGTGGATCAGCTGGCACAGGCCGCTTACGCTTGGGATGGGGGATGTGAAGCTGTTCGCTCTTGTCTGCTATGGACTTGGGGTCCGCGATTTCGTAGTTGTTTTGACAATTGCGAGTATGGCAGCCTTGCTGGTCTCTCTCATCTTGTTACTGATACGAAAAGTGAGTATAAAATGCGAAGTACCGTTTGCGCCTTTTGTGACGATTGGCATAGCAGTCGTTTTGTATATGAACGAAACCTACTGA
- a CDS encoding ATP-binding protein encodes MILCERCPDNPTCDNCLVALRSGGAANKVVPPRTVKVTNLATKESFEAKLVAVSRTTIGLSSSDHVLHGRIEIELAYDFRIIGTGLRGIAGDPYYIIDIEKVLRREDVLERLLLEEFHTWHMSGELDPADVLLHWKDRDDERGRLIKQEIQKLSILRQIETVFLYLYDEGKVRPLGDVRASLEVEREMQRLVEDAAGSGGSVREQIVTTDGTKVFELYTSVLPDRTCGIALIDVTAVIAEERKRKRREWEIYRDILGVVTEGKLLLLSDEELFFLLREGHKLLAIDIRLPEQLAELRKLFKQALEPHGISDKRLLQFLVAVNEAASNTLKHGNGGVVTLYLTNDRKMCRAVIHDEGQGILLEDIPRATLQQGFSTRHSLGAGFHVILQYCDRVYLSSSLAGTKLILECILSR; translated from the coding sequence GTGATTTTGTGTGAGCGTTGTCCGGACAATCCCACTTGTGATAATTGCCTTGTCGCGCTACGTTCTGGCGGTGCAGCGAACAAAGTAGTTCCGCCCCGCACTGTAAAGGTGACGAACCTAGCAACGAAGGAATCGTTCGAGGCGAAGCTGGTAGCAGTGAGTCGGACGACCATTGGGTTAAGCAGTTCTGATCATGTTTTGCACGGACGCATAGAAATAGAGCTCGCCTATGATTTCCGAATTATTGGTACCGGATTGCGCGGTATAGCAGGTGATCCGTACTACATTATCGATATCGAAAAAGTTTTGCGACGGGAAGATGTTCTGGAGCGGTTGCTTCTGGAAGAATTTCATACATGGCACATGAGTGGCGAATTGGACCCGGCAGACGTCTTGTTACATTGGAAGGATCGAGACGACGAGCGGGGGCGATTAATAAAACAAGAGATTCAGAAGTTATCCATACTGCGTCAGATCGAGACCGTTTTCCTCTATCTTTACGATGAAGGGAAAGTGCGTCCGCTGGGTGACGTTCGTGCGAGTTTGGAAGTAGAGCGAGAAATGCAACGACTGGTCGAAGATGCGGCTGGATCGGGTGGTTCTGTAAGGGAGCAAATTGTTACCACTGATGGCACAAAGGTGTTTGAATTATACACATCTGTATTGCCAGATCGGACCTGTGGGATCGCCTTGATTGATGTCACCGCCGTCATTGCAGAAGAACGAAAACGCAAAAGACGGGAATGGGAGATCTACAGAGATATTCTGGGTGTGGTCACAGAAGGTAAGCTATTGTTGCTTAGTGATGAAGAATTATTTTTCTTGCTTCGGGAAGGTCATAAGCTCTTGGCAATCGACATCCGTTTACCGGAGCAGCTTGCAGAACTGCGTAAATTGTTCAAGCAAGCTTTGGAACCACATGGCATTTCTGATAAGCGCTTGCTGCAGTTTCTCGTTGCGGTCAACGAAGCTGCTTCCAATACGTTGAAGCACGGAAATGGCGGTGTGGTTACGTTATACCTAACAAATGACAGAAAGATGTGCCGCGCTGTGATCCATGATGAAGGACAAGGCATTTTACTCGAGGATATTCCGCGAGCTACCCTACAACAAGGATTTTCTACGCGCCACTCGCTTGGGGCCGGTTTTCACGTGATCCTGCAATACTGTGATCGTGTTTATTTGAGCAGCTCGCTGGCAGGCACCAAGCTTATTTTAGAATGTATCCTTTCACGTTAA
- a CDS encoding DUF4321 domain-containing protein, whose product MGKETLTLVFLLVSGLLFGSIIGEILSPWLPFLTKSKEITWSPAADLEILKYELNFQVKLNLASIGGLALAFWIHRRIK is encoded by the coding sequence ATGGGGAAAGAAACGCTTACTCTCGTGTTTCTGTTGGTGAGTGGACTTTTGTTTGGCAGCATTATCGGGGAGATTTTAAGTCCCTGGCTACCTTTTTTGACCAAGAGCAAAGAGATTACTTGGTCACCTGCGGCAGATTTAGAAATTTTGAAGTACGAACTGAACTTTCAGGTAAAACTAAATCTAGCCAGTATCGGAGGCTTAGCCCTCGCATTTTGGATACATCGACGAATAAAGTAG